In Bradyrhizobium sp. CCBAU 051011, the following are encoded in one genomic region:
- a CDS encoding carbohydrate ABC transporter permease, protein MLLLIGLLFGPVAAVVLFSLTDWQLGSFTFNFIGIANFRALFADPTFWKALTNSLVYVAIVVPGTVLLGLVVALLIEASPGLRGFYRAAHFLPVMSTMSAMAIVWGTMLHPTIGLVNRALGVMGISGVNWLRDERTALLALALIGIWQGFGFAMVLFVSGLKAVPQQLYDAAAIDGADGILDRLRFVTLPMLGPVTMFVVILTATRSFEVFDSVRVLTQGGPNYASEVLLHRFYTESFDFLRMGYGAALTVVYLAIIVLLTLTQARLLERRVHYS, encoded by the coding sequence TTGCTGCTGTTGATCGGACTTCTGTTCGGCCCGGTCGCGGCGGTCGTGCTTTTCTCGCTGACGGACTGGCAGCTGGGATCATTCACTTTTAACTTCATCGGTATCGCGAACTTCAGGGCGCTGTTCGCGGACCCGACCTTCTGGAAGGCATTGACCAATTCGCTGGTGTATGTGGCCATCGTCGTGCCGGGCACGGTGCTGCTCGGTCTCGTCGTGGCTCTGCTCATCGAGGCCAGTCCCGGCCTGCGTGGTTTCTACAGGGCAGCGCACTTTCTTCCTGTGATGTCCACGATGTCGGCCATGGCGATCGTTTGGGGCACCATGCTGCATCCGACGATCGGGCTGGTGAATCGCGCCCTGGGCGTGATGGGTATTTCCGGAGTTAACTGGCTTCGCGATGAGCGCACGGCGCTGCTCGCTCTCGCCTTGATCGGCATATGGCAAGGCTTCGGTTTCGCCATGGTGCTGTTCGTATCCGGCCTGAAGGCTGTCCCGCAGCAGCTCTACGACGCGGCCGCCATTGACGGCGCCGACGGCATTCTGGACCGGCTGCGTTTCGTGACGTTGCCCATGCTGGGACCGGTCACCATGTTCGTCGTCATCTTGACGGCGACGCGGTCCTTCGAGGTCTTCGACAGTGTTCGCGTTCTGACCCAGGGTGGGCCGAACTATGCATCCGAAGTGCTGTTGCATCGATTCTACACCGAGAGCTTCGATTTCCTCCGCATGGGATATGGCGCAGCGCTCACCGTGGTCTATCTCGCAATCATCGTGCTGCTTACGCTGACGCAGGCGCGGCTTCTCGAACGGCGGGTCCATTATTCATGA